A region of Rhizorhabdus wittichii RW1 DNA encodes the following proteins:
- a CDS encoding Pyrrolo-quinoline quinone (SMART: Pyrrolo-quinoline quinone) encodes MIETANNSPASRRGRPSIVGVAVAALFPCLGPAAVSAPALNPMLLPAQYEAAPWVSVHRDSSNSDRAPFATTGKVTVLWSALDGAALINPGSINDRGVLFVTSARGRTFSNLHAIGPDGKILWEAPPQRDRDGLDAFAGFNAPVLDHDGDVYIGDSNQLWAFHPDGRRKWVARLPEGSGSFVYQVISRQGYVGGITTEGWVLFFDRTSGSPAVKPFRLPQGEAPATGPHLPGLWQGGLVDHDAGKLFEKIAFGFGVQVANAPAVHPTTGRIFITAAGPKEGDRYSGRLYGLDIVDGEVKIGFSTRMDGGSGTSPSISPDGRYVYCAGEDGVILAIDADSGAVRWSAQGEGLLSPSLAADGTILTGNIFGDPTVIALNPRDGSQLWARDYSDYARTRLPELAPEPSLAASGKPVMRLMSVISLSSNLVWAGFSLGYEFRPAGSAKPLISPHKSVVCALSIATGELQHCTDVRDTLEGIISIGAGGRLYASHTSIFSSTAYFGYRALLPARFRVPNRPVGGLTALGPVAPCDQLGIEADAIRRGHARAIDALKAGDDRGARVAIDQVRAQLLIARQSVERLRLPGAADGAYTAALDTSLAALGDGGPLSVEAIRSLDADLPDPSCRPAAKRP; translated from the coding sequence ATGATCGAAACCGCGAACAATTCTCCAGCCAGCAGGCGCGGGCGCCCATCCATCGTGGGCGTCGCGGTCGCCGCGCTGTTCCCATGCCTCGGTCCCGCTGCCGTTTCCGCACCGGCGCTGAACCCGATGCTGTTGCCCGCTCAATATGAGGCGGCACCATGGGTGTCGGTCCATCGGGACTCGTCGAATTCGGATCGTGCCCCCTTCGCGACGACCGGCAAGGTGACGGTGTTGTGGTCGGCGCTCGATGGCGCCGCCCTGATCAATCCCGGTTCGATCAATGACCGGGGCGTGCTGTTCGTCACCTCCGCGCGGGGGCGGACGTTCAGCAACCTCCATGCGATCGGCCCTGATGGCAAGATATTGTGGGAAGCGCCGCCGCAGCGCGATCGCGACGGGCTCGACGCCTTCGCGGGCTTCAACGCGCCCGTGCTCGATCACGACGGCGACGTCTATATCGGCGATTCCAACCAGCTATGGGCCTTCCACCCGGACGGCAGGCGGAAATGGGTGGCGCGGCTGCCTGAGGGATCCGGCTCGTTCGTCTATCAGGTCATTTCCCGGCAGGGCTATGTCGGCGGCATCACCACCGAGGGCTGGGTGCTGTTCTTCGATCGGACCAGCGGTTCGCCGGCGGTCAAGCCGTTCCGCCTGCCGCAGGGCGAGGCGCCGGCGACGGGCCCGCACCTGCCGGGGCTCTGGCAGGGCGGGCTGGTCGACCACGACGCCGGCAAGCTGTTCGAGAAGATCGCCTTCGGCTTCGGCGTCCAGGTGGCGAACGCGCCCGCGGTGCATCCTACGACCGGGCGGATCTTCATCACCGCGGCCGGGCCGAAGGAGGGTGATCGCTATTCGGGCCGGCTCTACGGGCTCGACATCGTCGACGGCGAGGTGAAGATCGGCTTCTCGACCCGGATGGACGGCGGCAGCGGGACGAGCCCGTCGATCTCGCCCGACGGCCGATATGTATATTGCGCCGGCGAGGACGGCGTGATCCTGGCGATCGACGCGGACAGCGGCGCGGTCCGCTGGTCGGCACAGGGGGAAGGGCTGCTCTCCCCCTCGCTCGCCGCCGACGGCACCATCCTGACCGGCAACATCTTCGGCGATCCTACCGTCATCGCCCTGAACCCCAGGGACGGCTCGCAGCTCTGGGCGCGCGACTATTCGGACTATGCCCGGACGCGGCTCCCGGAGCTCGCTCCCGAGCCGTCGCTGGCCGCGAGCGGCAAGCCGGTGATGCGGCTGATGAGCGTGATCTCGCTGTCGTCGAACCTCGTCTGGGCCGGCTTTTCGCTGGGCTATGAGTTCCGGCCCGCCGGTTCGGCGAAGCCGCTGATATCGCCCCACAAATCGGTGGTGTGCGCGCTGAGCATCGCGACCGGCGAATTGCAGCATTGCACCGATGTGCGCGACACGCTCGAAGGCATCATCAGCATCGGCGCGGGCGGGCGGCTCTACGCCAGCCACACCTCGATCTTCAGCTCGACCGCCTATTTCGGCTATCGCGCCCTGCTCCCCGCGCGCTTTCGCGTGCCGAACCGCCCGGTGGGCGGGCTGACGGCACTGGGCCCGGTCGCGCCGTGCGACCAACTCGGCATCGAGGCCGACGCGATCCGGCGCGGCCATGCGCGCGCGATCGATGCCCTGAAGGCGGGCGACGATCGCGGCGCCCGGGTCGCGATCGATCAGGTCCGCGCGCAGTTGCTGATCGCGCGCCAGTCGGTGGAGCGGCTGCGGCTGCCGGGTGCGGCGGACGGCGCCTACACGGCAGCGCTCGACACATCGCTCGCCGCGCTGGGCGACGGCGGCCCGCTCTCCGTCGAGGCCATTCGGTCGCTCGACGCCGATCTTCCCGATCCGTCGTGCCGCCCCGCGGCGAAGCGGCCCTGA
- a CDS encoding TonB-dependent receptor (PFAM: TonB-dependent receptor; TonB-dependent receptor, plug): MKKISQSCCWAALAIALGASGQALAEAPATVGALAASDGAGADEATSPGDIVVTALRRDQRLQEAPAAMSVLTSATIEAAGVKNLDDVSKLVPSLRFEAGLRAGVPSISLRGISAVQGGDAPFSLLVDGVQVPFLELFNQDLLDISTIELLKGPQGALYGRGAIAGALLINTRAPDNEFRGSLHLSAAEGRDYRASATVSGPIVEDVLAAKVTAAYQNRRGLIHIRTLDRPGDYVDQGTFKGQLRFTPGPNTTVDLFGTYIKGNSGWGMLAQIPVGVPGAIEDFHTYEANLNFLGVTKRKLWNTALKIDQKLGIGTITSVSQYAYGKSNNINDFDYTPAAQYVNYNPIVDKAFNQDLRFTSNLDGAFNFIVGAFYQKRTGDNDVNVLTDPAAVPALPPRLISYQDYKSEAYAAYGQVSLDFDNGLSFLGALRYDIDKREDSLEQDPTSFVKHKFKAWQPSATVKYQVNRQLMTYATFGRGFRSGGFNAANLTVPSIGAQRIYPKEMSTNYEIGFKSQFLDRRLTFNAALFRTDFDNAQFQQTIVVPVPARFITSIDKTRVKGAEADLSLSITRDLVLTGSLSITDSKIREFSPMPAYDGNQAPNVYKDNEQVSLEYRPAFNDTYRGLFRIDASRRGRISYDLSENFTYKPVTFVNARIGIETDAWSLSVFGNNLTNERAPTFFSALAYRVASARLANVPFNAGVDFTYRFGGR; encoded by the coding sequence ATGAAGAAGATCAGCCAATCCTGCTGCTGGGCAGCTCTCGCCATCGCGCTCGGCGCGTCCGGCCAGGCTCTCGCCGAGGCGCCCGCGACCGTCGGCGCGCTTGCCGCGAGCGACGGCGCCGGCGCCGACGAGGCGACCTCGCCCGGCGACATCGTCGTCACCGCCCTGCGCCGCGACCAGCGCCTGCAGGAGGCCCCCGCCGCCATGTCGGTCCTGACCTCCGCGACGATCGAGGCGGCCGGGGTCAAGAATCTCGACGACGTCAGCAAGCTGGTGCCGAGCCTCCGCTTCGAGGCCGGGCTGCGTGCCGGCGTCCCCAGCATCTCGCTGCGCGGCATCTCCGCCGTCCAGGGCGGCGACGCGCCCTTCTCGCTGCTGGTCGACGGCGTCCAGGTGCCGTTCCTCGAACTGTTCAACCAGGACCTTCTCGACATCTCGACGATCGAGCTGCTCAAGGGGCCGCAGGGCGCGCTCTACGGCCGCGGCGCCATCGCCGGCGCGCTGCTGATCAACACCCGCGCGCCCGACAACGAGTTCCGCGGATCGCTCCATCTCTCGGCGGCGGAGGGCCGCGACTATAGGGCCTCGGCCACCGTCTCGGGCCCGATCGTCGAGGACGTGCTGGCCGCGAAGGTCACCGCCGCCTACCAGAACCGCCGCGGCCTCATCCACATCCGCACGCTCGACCGGCCGGGCGACTATGTCGACCAGGGCACCTTCAAGGGGCAGCTCCGCTTCACCCCCGGGCCCAACACGACGGTCGACCTGTTCGGCACCTACATAAAGGGCAATTCGGGCTGGGGCATGCTCGCCCAGATCCCGGTCGGCGTCCCCGGCGCGATCGAGGATTTCCACACTTACGAGGCGAACCTCAACTTCCTGGGCGTCACCAAGCGCAAGCTGTGGAACACCGCGCTCAAGATCGACCAGAAGCTCGGCATCGGGACGATCACGTCGGTGTCGCAATATGCCTATGGCAAGAGCAACAACATCAACGACTTCGACTATACGCCTGCCGCGCAATATGTGAACTACAACCCGATCGTCGACAAGGCGTTCAACCAGGACCTGCGCTTCACCTCGAACCTCGACGGCGCGTTCAACTTCATCGTCGGCGCCTTCTACCAGAAGCGCACCGGCGACAACGACGTCAACGTCCTGACCGATCCCGCCGCCGTTCCGGCGCTGCCGCCGCGCCTGATCTCCTATCAGGACTATAAGAGCGAGGCCTATGCCGCCTACGGCCAGGTCAGCCTCGACTTCGACAACGGCCTCAGCTTCCTCGGCGCGCTGCGCTACGACATCGACAAGCGCGAGGACTCGCTCGAGCAGGACCCGACGAGCTTCGTGAAGCACAAGTTCAAGGCCTGGCAGCCGTCGGCGACGGTCAAATATCAGGTCAATCGCCAGCTGATGACCTATGCGACCTTCGGCCGGGGCTTCCGATCGGGCGGCTTCAACGCCGCCAACCTGACGGTCCCCTCGATCGGCGCGCAGCGCATCTATCCGAAGGAGATGTCGACCAATTACGAAATCGGCTTCAAGAGCCAGTTCCTCGATCGCCGGCTGACCTTCAACGCCGCGCTGTTCCGGACCGACTTCGACAATGCGCAGTTCCAGCAGACCATCGTCGTCCCGGTCCCGGCGCGCTTCATCACCTCGATCGACAAGACGCGGGTGAAGGGGGCCGAGGCGGACCTGAGCCTGTCGATCACCCGCGACCTGGTGCTGACCGGATCGCTGTCGATCACCGACTCCAAGATCCGCGAGTTCAGCCCGATGCCGGCCTATGACGGCAACCAGGCGCCCAACGTCTACAAGGACAATGAGCAGGTCTCGCTCGAATATCGTCCCGCTTTCAACGACACCTATCGCGGCCTGTTCCGCATCGATGCGTCGCGGCGCGGGCGGATCTCCTACGACCTGTCGGAGAATTTCACCTACAAGCCGGTGACCTTCGTCAACGCCCGCATCGGCATCGAGACCGACGCCTGGTCGCTGTCGGTGTTCGGCAACAACCTGACCAACGAGCGCGCGCCGACCTTCTTCTCGGCGCTGGCCTATCGCGTCGCGAGCGCGCGGCTGGCCAATGTGCCGTTCAATGCGGGCGTCGACTTCACCTATCGCTTCGGAGGCCGCTGA
- a CDS encoding beta-lactamase domain protein (PFAM: beta-lactamase domain protein), which translates to MVKTSWQRGNGLFGKRRVLGGTALAASLLVGWHGPVHAGSAFDRLPKPPSAATVERLAEVERSLPLDDREDFDFAARGFIAPPLDPQIRNASGEVVRDLTGYGLYAGPRPASVNPSLWRQAQVMGRPGLYQVTPSVFQVRGMDLANMTVILGKTGYILVDPLMATEAAAAALKLVRARLGDRPVTGIILTHSHPDHYGGTAGVLTEAQLRDHSVPVLAPGGFSAAALSENVVAGPAMSRRNNFMFGMYLPFGAQGAVSYGLGPAFKGGLAKGTISFVPPTEEISEDGARRTIDGVDIEFMITPDAEAPSELMFYLPGMRVLCGAEILTATIHNVQTLRGAPARDARKWAEYIDVAMKRFGDRTDALVTSHFWPRFGQAKIGDYLRHYRNAYAFMHDQTARLMNDGYTPTEIAERMALPADQSRHWYNRENYGTLRHNSKGIYDRYLGWFDANPSNLDPLPPEQSAPRYVEAMGGHDRAMKIAAAAVDGGEYRWAAELLKQIVFADPARQDGRYLLADAYEQLGYQAESATWRNFYLTGAQELRSGAPTTAYDVSGDFLQSLPLTAVLDVLATRIDPARIVGQSVEIGLRDGRQAELVTIEDGVLTHRAITPKDAPRARVSGDTRAIVAMLLGKPVAASTVAQVEGDRAAVELLRGALASPIPNFNIVTP; encoded by the coding sequence ATGGTCAAAACTTCCTGGCAGCGTGGCAATGGTCTCTTCGGCAAGCGGAGGGTGCTGGGCGGCACGGCGCTGGCGGCGTCCCTGCTGGTCGGCTGGCACGGTCCCGTTCACGCCGGGTCGGCGTTCGATCGCCTGCCCAAGCCTCCCTCGGCGGCGACGGTCGAGCGCCTGGCCGAGGTCGAGCGATCGCTTCCGCTCGACGATCGGGAGGATTTCGACTTCGCCGCCCGCGGCTTCATCGCGCCGCCGCTCGATCCGCAGATCCGCAACGCGTCGGGCGAGGTGGTCCGCGACCTGACCGGCTACGGCCTCTATGCCGGGCCGCGACCGGCGTCGGTCAACCCCAGCCTGTGGCGGCAGGCCCAGGTGATGGGCAGGCCCGGCCTCTATCAGGTCACGCCCAGCGTCTTCCAGGTCCGCGGCATGGACCTCGCGAACATGACGGTCATCCTCGGCAAGACCGGCTACATCCTCGTCGATCCGCTGATGGCGACCGAAGCCGCCGCCGCCGCGCTGAAGCTGGTCAGGGCGAGGCTCGGCGACCGGCCGGTGACGGGGATCATCCTCACCCACAGCCACCCGGACCATTATGGCGGCACCGCCGGCGTCCTGACCGAGGCGCAGTTGCGCGACCACAGCGTGCCGGTGCTGGCGCCGGGCGGCTTCTCGGCGGCGGCGCTGAGCGAGAATGTGGTGGCCGGTCCGGCGATGAGCCGCCGGAACAACTTCATGTTCGGCATGTACCTGCCGTTCGGCGCGCAGGGCGCGGTCAGCTACGGGCTCGGCCCGGCCTTCAAGGGCGGGCTCGCCAAGGGGACGATCTCGTTCGTGCCGCCGACCGAGGAGATTTCCGAGGACGGCGCCCGGCGCACGATCGACGGGGTCGATATCGAATTCATGATCACCCCCGACGCCGAAGCACCGTCCGAGCTGATGTTCTACCTGCCCGGCATGCGGGTGCTGTGCGGCGCCGAGATCCTGACGGCGACGATCCACAATGTGCAGACGCTGCGCGGCGCGCCGGCCCGCGACGCCAGGAAATGGGCCGAGTATATCGACGTCGCGATGAAGCGCTTCGGCGACCGTACCGATGCGCTGGTCACGTCGCATTTCTGGCCGCGCTTCGGGCAGGCGAAGATCGGCGACTATCTTCGCCACTATCGCAACGCCTACGCCTTCATGCACGACCAGACCGCGCGGCTGATGAACGACGGCTACACGCCGACCGAGATCGCCGAGCGGATGGCGTTGCCCGCCGACCAGAGCCGGCATTGGTATAATCGCGAGAATTACGGGACGCTGCGGCACAACAGCAAGGGCATCTACGACCGCTATCTGGGGTGGTTCGACGCCAACCCCTCCAATCTCGATCCCCTGCCGCCCGAACAGTCCGCACCGCGCTATGTCGAGGCGATGGGAGGCCATGACCGGGCGATGAAGATCGCCGCGGCGGCGGTGGATGGGGGCGAGTATCGCTGGGCGGCGGAGCTGCTGAAGCAGATCGTCTTCGCCGATCCGGCCAGGCAGGACGGCCGCTACCTGCTCGCCGATGCCTATGAGCAGCTCGGCTATCAGGCCGAGAGTGCGACCTGGCGGAATTTCTACCTGACGGGCGCGCAGGAATTGCGCTCCGGAGCCCCGACCACGGCCTATGACGTCAGTGGCGATTTCCTGCAGAGCCTGCCGCTCACCGCCGTGCTGGACGTGCTGGCGACGCGGATCGATCCGGCGCGGATCGTCGGCCAGTCCGTCGAGATCGGCCTGCGCGACGGCCGGCAGGCCGAGCTGGTCACCATCGAGGACGGCGTCCTCACCCACCGGGCGATCACGCCGAAGGACGCGCCCCGGGCACGGGTCTCGGGCGACACGCGGGCCATCGTCGCGATGCTGCTCGGCAAGCCG
- a CDS encoding transcriptional regulator, AraC family (PFAM: helix-turn-helix- domain containing protein, AraC type) produces MISYRENPANEPSSIASYCLMLADLFEAQGLDAGRIFLNAGLSLSALRGSTGRVPIFQIRLLWQQAVALSGNPSIALGTSRVLSPMSYSSMSIAALSSGSLRGAIDKYVRYSRIVTDAIDIRVEDSGDFTSVIVKNYNEFRAPEAMECCLTSILTHCRQLLPNDGIAPAVIELERDKPSNENLFSSQMQSKIRFSAPGNRLIFRNRDIAKPIPGYCRELETQIVQHCDIMLGQRASVSWSTRARQQILRHLHVGTVSERSVAGGLHTSVDTLRRRLNGEGTSYRALLDDVRRTLAERYLENRDLSIKQISGTLGFANSSAFVRAFRRWTGHAPGIHRQEGALG; encoded by the coding sequence ATGATATCCTATCGAGAAAACCCCGCGAACGAGCCATCGAGCATAGCCTCCTATTGCCTGATGCTCGCCGACCTGTTCGAGGCCCAGGGGCTCGACGCCGGCCGGATATTCCTCAACGCGGGCCTCAGCCTGTCGGCGCTGCGCGGATCGACGGGGCGCGTTCCCATCTTCCAGATCAGGCTGTTGTGGCAGCAGGCGGTCGCGCTCAGCGGCAATCCCTCGATCGCGCTGGGCACGAGCCGGGTCCTGTCGCCGATGAGCTACAGCTCGATGTCGATCGCCGCGCTGAGCAGCGGATCGCTGCGCGGCGCCATCGACAAATATGTCCGCTATTCGCGCATCGTCACCGACGCGATCGACATCAGGGTCGAGGACAGCGGAGATTTCACCTCGGTGATCGTCAAGAACTATAACGAGTTCAGGGCTCCGGAGGCGATGGAATGCTGCCTGACGAGCATCCTGACCCACTGCCGGCAACTGCTTCCGAACGACGGGATCGCGCCGGCCGTCATCGAACTGGAGCGGGACAAGCCCTCCAACGAGAATCTCTTCTCCTCGCAGATGCAGTCGAAGATCCGCTTCTCGGCGCCCGGCAACCGGCTGATCTTCCGGAACCGCGATATCGCCAAACCCATTCCGGGCTATTGCCGCGAGCTCGAGACGCAGATCGTCCAGCATTGCGACATCATGCTGGGCCAGCGCGCGAGCGTGAGCTGGTCGACGAGGGCCCGGCAGCAGATATTGCGGCACCTGCACGTCGGCACGGTCAGCGAACGATCGGTGGCCGGCGGCCTGCACACCAGCGTCGACACGCTGCGCAGGCGGCTGAACGGCGAGGGGACCTCCTATCGGGCGCTGCTCGACGACGTCCGGCGGACGCTGGCCGAGCGATATCTCGAAAATCGGGATCTCTCGATCAAGCAGATTTCCGGGACGCTGGGCTTCGCCAACAGCAGCGCCTTCGTGCGGGCGTTCCGGCGGTGGACGGGGCACGCGCCCGGTATCCACCGCCAGGAAGGCGCACTCGGCTGA